The Arachis ipaensis cultivar K30076 chromosome B03, Araip1.1, whole genome shotgun sequence region CataatacaaattaaaaaaaataaatatatgatacaattaaaaaaaaaaaattggttgtgGTTATATTATCCATCACTATTAATAGATAACGGGGAGGGATGAAGCACACGGCAAGTTAATATTGCCAAATTAAAAAGGCATGCATATAATATAAGATAGGTGTTAGATGTTGACTTACAAAATGGCCAGCTCCAAGGATCCAATAGAAGTGTAGGTTTTTGTATGACTTAACAAATCCTTTGGTTGTTTTGTCACTTCCACAGTAGAGTGGTGTTCTCTCTTTATTCAAGAAATTTTGAAGCCCTTCCCACCTATATTAGTAACAAATATAAACCATACAATAAAATAATGAATAAgcattattgatttttttttcactaATCTTTAAAAGGTATAAATTAAGAGggatataaattataatagatGCATACTTGAGTTTCCTAACCCAAGCTTCGGTCCCTTTGGTTGCACAAATCAGATCAACCTATAATATAATCACAATTAAAGCAAAATAATAGTCATCTAATTCCTATTCCAAAATCTAGAACTCAAGATTTTTAATTAGCAAGAATGAAGTGTTGTGGACATTAAAAGAAGTATTACCTGTCCATTGTAGATGGTCACATTGACNNNNNNNNNNNNNNNNNNNNNNNNNNNNNNNNNNNNNNNNNNNNNNNNNNNNNNNNNNNNNNNNNNNNNNNNNNNNNNNNNNNNNNNNNNNNNNNNNNNNNNNNNNNNNNNNNNNNNNNNNNNNNNNNNGACCTCATTAATTCTTGGCTTCATGAAATCGGATTCAAGATTGGTGAAAACACCATCAGACTGTCCTCCCCACCTGTCAGGTCACCACAGTATCTGTGTCATCAAACCCTTCCAATAAAATGGAACTGTGCAtaagcttttctttttctttttctttttctttttcattttgaagtCCTTCTATTCCTATTATTTTAACATTACTTTTTCGGACTTCAAATCATGTCCAAATAATTGATCATTTTAATCAGTAtttcagtatatatatatatatagatgaaGATGANNNNNNNNNNNNNNNNNNNNNNNNNNNNNNNNNNNNNNNNNNNNNNNNNNNNNNNNNNNNNNgataatattttaataattgaaaattatttaataatttaacataacTAAACAACTTAACATAATATATATTAACATCTAAATTACTATCTCCATACAAATAATTAATTGCACTTACGTAACGTTTTGGGGGATGATCTTCAATTTCTTCTTGATGACCCCATTAAGTAAAGTGTCAAGATCATTGCCACCACCGGGATATAAAGATGAGGAAGAACTCAACCTCATTGAAGTCAGATATTTTGAGTATCTATTCATAGAAAATTCCCTAAATAACCCCAACTCCATTGCTGACGATAACGCTACTGAATCACTTCCAGCATCCACTAGGAAATTGTAAAAATCCTGCCGTAcgcttaatttattaattaaatgaaATGAATTCTTCTAGAAGGTGATAatgaatttttaatattatattatggTAGGTACCACACTGTTACTGTTTTGGCTAATAACAGACTCAAGTTCACTCCATGAGTTGGTTGCATCAACAAATTTACCCTCCTCAATTTGTTGCTTGATCTTCTCAGCCACACTGATTTCGTTTCATATTTTCATCCAAACATTAATGTATATACAACAATACGCCATAAATAAAATATACCTAAACTCCTAATATCTTTTTTCTAAAGGGTAAtgctagggagacaaaaaaaaacagtcagaacttgtcttatttagtattcattaattgtcgcaacaattaatgaatattaaataagacaagttatgactgtttttggctgattttctttggctACCAAATATTTCCGTTTCTGAAATACctgagtttttaattaaaataaattatcaaattaattaCTCATATTATATGTTTAAATAtagaatacatattaaaatatataaaaaatatattcatacataaatacataataattcaTTTAATAGCTAAATTTTAGTGCATATATAGTATTTTTATTACGGAAAAATATCGAAATATCTCaacaaaaaatagttatttttttcaTTTGTTATCTAAAAAGCCTATAAATATTTAATTTCgattaaaaatttataaatccaagcaaacaaattaaaaaaaataaaaaagcctaTTTATCTTTGAATTTACCTGTTAGATTTTTGTAGCCCATTGTCATCAAGGCGTGAAAGGTCTTTAAGCAGAGGGCCCCATGAGAACTACAATATATGAATGTGAATAAAGTAGTTAACTTCAACCAACAAAAACACATGGATGATGAACTATAATTattctatttgattttattttatttgattagatTATTTCATACCACAAAATCTTCTGGGGAGATCCAACTATCACCTAATGCCACACCTCCAAGTGTGAGGTTGAGTCTTTTTTCTTCAATGGCTTTAGTGGTGGATAATCCAAGCGTCACAGCAAATTTGCCACCATATGATTCTGCCACAATGTAAAGAGGGCTCTTTTTGAGGCTCTCATTTCTGTTAAATAACTCAATTAACAATGTTGTTAAATCTGTCGCTGCTTCATCATCTGTTTTCACAAACAAACTCTTATCCTCCACAAAACTGTACCCTGTTCCAACCGGATTATCCTatatcaaaaaacaaaaaaaataaaattgttgtCATAATTTGATTATTATTGTTTCACTAGTTATTCACCACTTACCACAAACAATAGATCTGCTTTTTTGAGCCATGTTGAGTTTCTTGGCTTCAAATCAGTATCTAATGGaccaacctcttcaaagtttccAATTCCAACTCCTGAAGCACCCTATTCATTAAAATGTTttaacaattatatattactattcACAATATTTCAATCTAATAGAATAATTGGCCATGGTTTTGATGGATCTTCCACTCTATAAGGACTCTTGTAAAGCCACCAGAACATGTGAGCTTctgtaatataataataaaaaaattacaaattcaatTATTAATTTGGAGATGATGAGAGAGTATGGAATGAATTTAAGAATTTGTGGACTTACTTGGTCTTACTTCTACATAGCCCCATTCCTCTGATCCATCTTGGTTACTCTTAATTCCAATTCCTCCATGAAAGAGAAGAGCAAAGaataggagaagaagaagctTAGCCATTTGGAGAATAAAGGTGGGAAAAAAAGTGATTGAGATAATAAAAGGATATATAAAAGggtacctatatatatatatggacagAGTGGTTGAGTCAAAATATTGTGTCAGTAAGGAAGACAAAAGATGAGTCAAGCAAGTAGGTTATTTGTTCTGTTCTTTAAGGTAAAGGGTATCCTTAAAAGCAAGGTAACTAGTTACtgcaaacacacacacacacacactcataaCACAACCTGAATCCATGAACAACAACAAACCCAACCACACTAACTTACTTTGTGTCTTGTTTCACTATCATCATAAATCATTGTCTTTTTCTCGAGAGAAGTTATTTAGTCTTATATTGTAATTAtggctaaaaaattttgatatgtaagaaaaatgagtaatatactttaacatggtaattttttgtgttttttaaaattgtaaGAGTATACAAATCGAACCCTCcaatttgtatttaaaaaattgaaaaaaattcagagtacacaaatcggaccttatgttaaaaaaattgaaaaaactcaGAGGACACAACTCGGACCATTCGAGTTCTTTGGTCATGAAATTTTACTTCAcaaatcgcatggtccgatttACAGTTGATGGAATGGAATTCGAACCATCCGTTTTTCTTGTTTTGggtaattttttttcatattttgagGGACACAACTCGCAGGGTTCGAATTTTGCTTCCTCTGATCCCACAACGAGGTGAAGCACCCCTCCTCTCCATACGCGAGTCCAACACTTTCTTTGcttccatattcaaattaaaaagcgtGTAATTATCATcttgttttctctctctttctagtAAATTAAATGAGAGAAAATGTCACAAATTATACTGTAGAAAGAGAAAATATAACTTATGAATGTTAGATGATAATGTATAATTTattaaagagagagaaaattcaCATTTATTTTTTACTAAACTTATTGTCTTATTAATATGGGGATGGTTGAAGAGATATGGATGCTTATTAATTTTTTCCAAGTCCACTTCAAATATTTGATTGGATAATTAAATGCTAATGGTATACAGTGTGATGGTATAAAATCTGATAAGCTTTTAATACAGTGTGGTATTTggtataataaaattaaaatagtacattttataaaaatattacttattttccagtattatttataaaaatgggtaaatatcaaaataaaatgaGAATACTTTATTATTAGTTCAAGGTACTTTAATTATTAGTCCTTACTTTTAGAAACTACatgttatattatttaattataatttatttaactAATGAAAAATTAAACATTTGTTCGTTTTTatagtatattttatttaaaaaatattactctGGTTGGTAAAAAGCTATaagtttaacaaaataattttttttctgatGATCTAGCTATTATTAAAAGAATTTATCCAAATAtggtgaaaatatttttttaactaaacataattttatttataattgtagCACCTAATTAACAACTAATTTATTGCAAAATAAATCACGTGTTGCATGCCCTATACAAACCCCCCAACAACTTGCTCTTGAAAAGAGAAACAAAGTGCGTAAAAGATTTATCTTATTTTCAATTATTTGCACTTTAACTTTagctaataaaatatttttgggtaTCATTNNNNNNNNNNNNNNGAGAATGCAAAAAGTTTATTACGGAGAAAACTACTCATGCTATGGATTTGGATCTCATTAATGATTATAACCACAGTGGCTGCTAACCTTATTGGCAAAAGTCAGcatacataataattaattaagttcTATAATAAATTGTTTTCTAATACGGAATTGAAGTCTCAAAAGCAGGATAATATATTGTCAATATTGTAAGTATGAGAAGTGTATAAAAATTAGTTTcacatcaaataaaataaaataaaaaatttataagataagagattaattaatttattattttaatattttaaatNNNNNNNNNNNTGAAACtttgtattatttatttatttatttcttaattGGTCAACAAAATCTGTTTATGGTATGAAGAAAAACTCCCCATTAATATTCATTTTGTCATCGTCCTTCTTTATATAAAAGTGGTTTATGCTTTGGTGAGTAGGAGTTGATGAGCTATGAACGAAGTGTACAAAATTTCACCTTTGCTAATTGTCTAATTGAAGATTATTACAATGCATGTGACGCTACATTGCCATATTAATTAGTCTCAGCCAAAAGTAGTAGGAATCTTTGTCCATATATAATTACGGAAATatttgaaaacaaaaaataattaaacaaaaacaactaaaatttGCCTTTAGGTTCTGTTTGGTTGATATTTCaaaataataaagacataaacataaatacaCATAAATACATAGATATAAAAAAACACTCAATTTTTTATCTTGTTTGATAACTTAGACACAATAGAATATACAATTCAAAATTTTACTAAAATATCAATTTTATCTCTGCCATTCTTTTCCACTACTATTTTTGTCCAATCCCTTCTTTTAGAGTTATCATCAACATCAATACCACTATAATCTTTAACCAAATACAAAAAGCAACAATATaccaatttaaattaaatttaataaaatcaacaaaaatttcaatttatatTATTGCATATCTGTAAAATAAGATacacaaatttattttttttttaataaaggaATAATAGAAGAGAAAAAGATTAGAGACGTTCTTTTTGAAAAGAATGAATGACGTCGCTAAAGAGAGGATGTGGAGGGAAGCGCCATCCAAGCTTGAAGTCGCTGGCAAATCTGAATGACAATGGATCTGGACTCCCGTAGTCCGAATCCTTCGAGAGAGAAGGAGGAGCAAACGCAGCAGTTCTTGATGGAGGAGCAATGGCAATCGACGGCAAAAAAAATTGAATGCAGATCTGACTATCCGAGGAAGAGGACAAAACAGAGAAAGAAGGCACAGTGAGCAAAGATGAGAGTGGAAGAGAGGAGTGTTGGGTGCTGAGAAAAGAAAGTGGGAGAGAAGCAACAGTTGGCGTTGCGAAGAGAAAGATGGAGAGGCGGCGATCGGCAGTGGGAGAATGAGAAAGGATAGAGGATGGAGCTGCTGAGAACAATGAGAAGTGGCAGCCAAAGAGGGAAGCGATGCATGGGAGAAGAATTGGAGACAGATTTGAGAGGATGGGGGATTGAATttggaattttgaaaattaaataagggTAAAATTGTAAAAAATTAGTGTCTCACAAGTTATGTGTTAGTATCTCAGCTATTTGGTACACAAATTTAGTGTTTCCGTATCCATCCGTATCTTTCCGTATCCATAAAAAAATTGTG contains the following coding sequences:
- the LOC107629286 gene encoding LOW QUALITY PROTEIN: serine carboxypeptidase-like 51 (The sequence of the model RefSeq protein was modified relative to this genomic sequence to represent the inferred CDS: substituted 1 base at 1 genomic stop codon) gives rise to the protein MAKLLLLLFFALLFHGGIGIKSNQDGSEEWGYVEVRPKAHMFWWLYKSPYRVEDPSKPWPIILLDXNIGASGVGIGNFEEVGPLDTDLKPRNSTWLKKADLLFVDNPVGTGYSFVEDKSLFVKTDDEAATDLTTLLIELFNRNESLKKSPLYIVAESYGGKFAVTLGLSTTKAIEEKRLNLTLGGVALGDSWISPEDFVFSWGPLLKDLSRLDDNGLQKSNSVAEKIKQQIEEGKFVDATNSWSELESVISQNSNSVDFYNFLVDAGSDSVALSSAMELGLFREFSMNRYSKYLTSMRLSSSSSLYPGGGNDLDTLLNGVIKKKLKIIPQNVTWGGQSDGVFTNLESDFMKPRINEVXXXXXXXVNVTIYNGQVDLICATKGTEAWVRKLKWEGLQNFLNKERTPLYCGSDKTTKGFVKSYKNLHFYWILGAGHFVPTDQPCVALDMVSAITQSPAA